In the genome of Pseudarthrobacter sp. IC2-21, one region contains:
- a CDS encoding sensor histidine kinase yields MIHRWSIARRLFVANLLIVLAFIAIVGTATYVDARDRSYEEAGRRMTGVAAAVAANPLVLQAADTPDPSALLQPYALDVMAGSGTDFVTIMAPDRTRWTHPRNEELGRPYIGSIDAPLRGEVFTEVTAGTLGPSVRTVVPVKDAAGKVRALVAAGVTVRTVDVALSGRLPALLALGAALLIGGSLASWLLGRYLRRVTRGWGPEQLAQLFAYYESVLHSVREGLILIDTKGRVVMYNDQAADLLGLEPCGSDEDPSRPPLLADLPLAPSLKALFESGRPAHDEIHLTGPRIVVVNQGPAVEPVSPGIRRPAVFGTVATIRDRTEIESLGSELETMRTLSDALRAQTHEHANRLHTMVSLLELGRTREALEFATKDLELSQQLTDEMVNSVDEPVLSALIMGKAAEANERGVKLTLAAEGSASVTGLAVQDLVTILGNLLDNAIDAAADGEAPKWVQLTVESDAEGLDIMVEDSGPGVDPAAVEDIFRQGFSTKAAGPFGRGIGLALVRQAVQRLDGSMTITGTHGARFHVFLPALAAGTDKKEQVL; encoded by the coding sequence ATGATCCACCGCTGGAGTATCGCCCGCAGGCTGTTTGTTGCCAACCTGCTCATCGTGCTTGCCTTCATCGCGATCGTCGGTACTGCCACTTACGTTGATGCCCGGGACCGCAGCTATGAGGAAGCCGGCCGGCGGATGACGGGGGTGGCCGCCGCTGTTGCCGCCAATCCCCTGGTCCTGCAGGCGGCCGACACACCGGATCCGTCCGCGCTGCTGCAGCCGTACGCGCTGGACGTCATGGCTGGTTCCGGAACGGATTTCGTCACCATCATGGCCCCCGACAGGACACGCTGGACCCATCCCCGGAACGAGGAACTCGGCAGGCCCTACATCGGCTCGATCGACGCTCCGCTCCGCGGTGAAGTCTTTACCGAAGTCACCGCCGGAACCCTCGGGCCGTCAGTGCGGACGGTGGTCCCGGTCAAGGACGCGGCCGGGAAGGTCAGGGCCCTGGTGGCCGCCGGCGTCACGGTCCGGACAGTCGATGTTGCCTTGTCCGGCCGGTTGCCGGCGTTGCTGGCCCTCGGCGCCGCACTGCTGATAGGCGGGTCACTGGCGTCCTGGCTGCTGGGCCGGTACCTGCGCCGTGTCACCCGAGGCTGGGGCCCCGAGCAGTTGGCGCAGCTGTTTGCCTATTACGAATCGGTGCTTCATTCCGTCCGCGAAGGACTCATACTCATCGACACCAAAGGCAGGGTGGTGATGTACAACGACCAGGCAGCGGACCTGCTGGGCCTGGAGCCCTGCGGCTCGGACGAGGACCCTTCGCGGCCGCCGCTGCTGGCGGACCTCCCGCTGGCACCGAGCCTGAAGGCCCTCTTCGAATCGGGCCGCCCCGCCCACGATGAGATCCACCTGACGGGTCCGCGGATTGTGGTGGTGAACCAGGGCCCTGCCGTGGAGCCCGTCTCCCCCGGTATCCGCCGCCCGGCCGTCTTCGGGACCGTTGCCACCATCCGCGACCGGACGGAGATCGAATCCCTGGGCAGTGAACTCGAGACCATGCGCACTCTCTCCGATGCCCTGCGCGCCCAGACCCACGAGCACGCCAACCGGCTGCACACCATGGTGTCCCTGCTGGAACTGGGCCGTACCCGGGAGGCCCTCGAGTTCGCCACGAAGGACCTTGAACTGAGCCAGCAGCTCACGGACGAGATGGTGAACTCCGTGGACGAACCCGTCCTCAGCGCCCTGATCATGGGCAAGGCTGCCGAAGCGAACGAGCGCGGCGTCAAGCTGACGCTCGCGGCCGAAGGCTCTGCATCCGTCACCGGCCTTGCGGTCCAGGACCTGGTCACCATCCTGGGGAATCTCCTGGACAACGCCATCGACGCCGCGGCCGATGGCGAGGCACCGAAGTGGGTGCAGCTGACGGTTGAGTCGGACGCCGAGGGACTGGACATCATGGTCGAGGATTCGGGCCCCGGCGTGGACCCGGCCGCTGTGGAGGACATCTTCCGGCAGGGCTTCAGTACCAAGGCGGCGGGTCCCTTTGGACGAGGCATCGGCCTGGCCCTGGTCCGGCAGGCCGTCCAGCGTCTGGACGGTAGCATGACCATCACAGGCACACACGGCGCGCGCTTCCATGTGTTCCTGCCGGCCCTGGCCGCCGGAACCGATAAAAAGGAGCAGGTCCTGTGA